A section of the Kluyveromyces lactis strain NRRL Y-1140 chromosome F complete sequence genome encodes:
- the SLD2 gene encoding Sld2p (similar to uniprot|Q75DR2 Ashbya gossypii ABL045W and weakly similar to YKL108W uniprot|P34252 Saccharomyces cerevisiae SLD2 Protein required for DNA replication) — protein MGNFNNLRVLISFFAFILTTFMNGIKETDTVNAPLLLVISSASMDALKIEIKLWERAFEKEHGRLPEKDDIKKDKEVKRKYKQYAQLKKDATVKPSVEVNVEQTPVKSHVNNTKAEFGPTPQMNGKLVSIFEMQVSAMKTHQSDQEDIVGSPVRSNDLVRRQLNFSITPNSSPMKQVPNLSANIVVSRPKYGPNSPMRIGDIGLQLSETPKTLGRTLDLKSSPFSPSPLIKRPVKTLSQLAKEHAIIKDEFESNPEDFSEFTAIRTLMEKLMQEEHMDIIEEGDEGTVGNETESNYVRKVKTIKKRTKAKMRPAALNEKSTNIPDKNVHEQLAKLKEREYNKMLGKEVEESESDSEQQSNPPVKKKQRKSKYNLVSNNFKRLNLPTKAGRNRASKWRGRR, from the coding sequence atgGGAAACTTCAATAATTTACGCGTTTTAATTTCGTTCTTTGCCTTTATTCTAACGACCTTTATGAATGGAATAAAAGAGACAGATACAGTAAATGCACCGTTGTTACTCGTGATATCAAGCGCTAGTATGGATGCTCTTAAGATTGAGATCAAGCTGTGGGAGCGTGCTTTCGAGAAAGAGCATGGAAGGCTTCCTGAGAAAGATGATATAAAAAAGGATAAAGAGGTCAAGAGAAAGTATAAACAGTATGCACAGCTCAAGAAGGATGCTACTGTTAAACCATCGGTGGAGGTTAACGTAGAGCAAACACCAGTGAAGTCGCATGTGAATAACACAAAGGCTGAATTCGGACCGACTCCTCAAATGAATGGGAAATTAGTTAGTATATTTGAGATGCAAGTGTCTGCCATGAAAACTCACCAGTCGGATCAAGAAGATATAGTTGGCTCGCCAGTAAGATCAAATGACCTGGTAAGGCGCCAATTGAACTTCTCAATAACGCCGAACTCTTCTCCAATGAAGCAAGTTCCAAATCTATCTGCGAATATTGTTGTGTCAAGACCGAAATATGGACCAAACTCCCCAATGCGGATCGGCGATATTGGATTGCAGTTGTCAGAAACACCAAAGACGCTTGGTAGAACCCtggatttgaaaagttctCCCTTCAGCCCATCGCCGCTGATTAAAAGGCCGGTGAAGACACTGTCCCAATTAGCGAAGGAACATGCCATTATAAAAGACGAATTCGAATCTAACCCAGAAGATTTCAGCGAATTCACTGCGATTAGAACGCTTATGGAAAAGCTGATGCAGGAAGAACATATGGATATAATTGAAGAGGGGGACGAGGGAACTGTCGGCAATGAAACTGAGAGCAATTATGTGCGGAAAGTTAAAACcataaagaaaagaacaaaagcGAAGATGAGACCAGCAGCATTAAACGAGAAGTCGACCAACATTCCAGACAAAAATGTTCATGAACAGCTAGCAAAGTTGAAGGAACGTGAGTACAATAAAATGCTGGGTaaagaagtggaagaaaGTGAGTCTGACTCTGAACAACAATCCAATCCACCCgtaaagaagaagcaacgTAAGAGTAAATACAACCTTGTTAGCAACAACTTCAAGCGTTTGAATCTTCCAACAAAGGCAGGAAGAAACAGAGCCAGTAAATGGAGAGGAAGAAggtga
- the CTF13 gene encoding Ctf13p (weakly similar to uniprot|P35203 Saccharomyces cerevisiae YMR094W CTF13 Subunit of the CBF3 complex which binds to the CDE III element of centromeres bending the DNA upon binding and may be involved in sister chromatid cohesion during mitosis): protein MFDTKLFLSLPIDIRYTVYFFLGDVVQNVRPPAKSDIFNDELIAYPNIREFNQSLVDKYSKHIGVYDYIPNFIPNWCRDFDLLRHDIILTDRLRVCLQYEEQWFSVQWIVVSGELEIGIFTTDEQFLQVSYTINEYCHLLSIAQQDLRLGINVSDINDVNELCKEIQHRWLFDTVSYISFINCWDLDHENVVSIIPCMESFNNLHMLRIESKNMFNNLINTQGVRENPGKTIVYNVRQNIFELELYTLRDLGYKSVVDLQKWEQLQCLSLSGCEFIDLNNLILPQHCKMLILKEVKYIIWWDLSHLLKRIRPQWIINGQVKKPTKKEEEEESEWYNLYLEVVQTYQPLNFIELHNAKRVKGNLILPARLVTESRIKISNGTKVDSVLLI, encoded by the coding sequence ATGTTTGATACCAAGCTGTTCCTCAGTTTACCAATCGATATACGGTATACTGTTTACTTCTTTTTGGGCGACGTTGTGCAAAATGTAAGACCACCTGCTAAATCAGATATCTTTAACGATGAGCTTATTGCCTATCCTAATATAAGGGAGTTCAATCAATCTCTGGTGGATAAGTACTCTAAACATATTGGTGTATATGACTATATACCAAATTTCATTCCCAATTGGTGCCGAGACTTCGATTTGCTTCGACATGACATAATACTTACTGATCGACTGCGGGTTTGTTTACAATATGAGGAACAATGGTTTAGTGTCCAATGGATCGTAGTGTCAGGTGAGCTTGAAATAGGAATATTCACTACAGATGAGCAGTTTCTACAGGTGAGTTATACCATTAACGAGTATTGCCATCTTTTGAGTATTGCACAACAAGATTTGAGGTTAGGAATTAACGTCAGTGATATCAATGATGTCAATGAATTATGCAAAGAGATACAACACCGCTGGCTATTTGATACAGTTTCATATATtagtttcatcaattgcTGGGATTTAGATCATGAGAACGTCGTTTCTATCATTCCATGCATGGAGTCGTTCAATAACTTGCACATGCTTCGCATTGAATCGAAGAACATGTTTAATAACCTGATTAATACTCAAGGAGTTCGAGAGAACCCTGGTAAGACAATAGTATACAATGTCCGACAAAATATATTCGAATTAGAGCTGTATACGTTGAGGGATTTGGGGTACAAATCTGTTGTTGATTTACAAAAATGGGAACAACTTCAATGTCTTTCCTTATCAGGTTGCGAATTCATAGACCTCAATAACCTTATTTTACCACAACATTGCAAGATGTTGATATTAAAAGAAGTGAAGTATATCATATGGTGGGACCTGTCTCATCTGTTGAAACGAATCAGGCCTCAATGGATTATAAATGGTCAGGTGAAAAAACCCacgaagaaagaagaagaagaggaatcAGAATGGTATAACCTTTATTTAGAAGTGGTACAAACATACCAACCTCTGAATTTCATAGAACTGCACAACGCCAAGCGAGTTAAAGGAAATCTAATATTACCTGCTCGTTTAGTAACCGAATCTAGAATAAAGATTTCTAATGGGACTAAGGTAGATTCTGTTTTACTGATATAA